In Nymphaea colorata isolate Beijing-Zhang1983 chromosome 3, ASM883128v2, whole genome shotgun sequence, a genomic segment contains:
- the LOC116250820 gene encoding calcium/calmodulin-regulated receptor-like kinase 2, producing the protein MANQFNLIVGLCVGLAIGLLAAICAFIIIRLYRKRSQLGHQTSESGASLPVHANGIDSSLVSSIAESSFELPSKAMHSHWPWQGNHDKKLLFSGSGIPSYPYKDIQKATQNFTTILGQGSFGPVYKAVMSTGQVVAVKVLASNSRQGEKEFHTEVVLLSRLHHRNLVNLVGYCVEKGQHMLIYEFMSNGSLASCLYDEGPCNLGWDDRLQIALDVSHGIEYLHEGAVPPVVHRDLKSANILLDQSMRAKVADFGLSKEEAFNPRLSGLKGTYGYMDPEYMSTNKFTKKSDIYSFGVILFELITAINPQQGLMDYINLAAMTDDGNAGWDEILDKQLVGKCDLNEVRILASIAQKCIHKSPRKRPSIVDISRVLSMLKQRHLSKNESISLARGDFSHVIKRIESQQIQLSNLTSGKEKVRDSNNT; encoded by the exons ATGGCGAATCAATTTAATCTGATCGTTGGTCTCTGTGTTGGTCTGGCCATTGGACTTTTAGCTGCAATTTGTGCATTCATCATTATAAGGCTGTATAGAAAACGTTCTCAGCTTGGACATCAGACCAGTGAAAGTGGGGCTTCTCTTCCTGTTCATGCTAATGGAATTGATTCAAGTCTAGTATCCTCAATTGCTGAGTCTTCTTTTGAATTACCGAGTAAAGCAATGCACAGCCACTGGCCTTGGCAAGGAAACCATGATAAAAAGCTGCTATTTTCAGGCTCTGGCATACCAAGTTACCCTTACAA GGATATACAGAAGGCAACACAGAATTTCACAACCATTCTTGGGCAGGGTTCTTTTGGCCCAGTGTATAAAGCTGTTATGTCTACAGGTCAAGTGGTTGCTGTAAAGGTGCTGGCTTCAAACTCAAGGCAAGGCGAGAAGGAATTCCATACAGAG GTTGTTTTGCTAAGTAGGCTACATCACAGGAACCTTGTCAATTTGGTTGGCTATTGCGTCGAAAAGGGTCAACACATGTTGATTTATGAGTTTATGTCCAATGGGAGCCTGGCAAGCTGCCTATATG ATGAAGGTCCATGCAATTTGGGCTGGGATGACAGGCTTCAGATAGCTCTGGATGTTTCTCATGGAATTGAGTATCTTCATGAAGGG GCTGTACCTCCTGTCGTTCACCGAGATTTGAAGTCTGCTAACATACTCTTGGATCAGTCTATGAGAGCAAAG GTGGCTGATTTTGGATTGTCGAAAGAAGAGGCTTTTAATCCTCGTCTCTCTGGATTGAAGGGAACGTATGGTTATATGGACCCAGAATACATGTCAACAAACAAGTTTACAAAGAAAAGCGACATATACAGTTTTGGTGTTATTCTTTTTGAGCTTATTACAGCAATTAACCCACAGCAAGGTCTGATGGACTACATTAATCTC GCAGCGATGACTGATGATGGAAATGCAGGATGGGATGAGATACTTGATAAGCAGTTGGTTGGAAAATGTGATCTTAACGAGGTCAGGATTCTTGCCAGTATTGCACAGAAATGCATACATAAATCACCGAGAAAGCGCCCTTCTATTGTTGATATTTCACGAGTTCTGTCAATGCTAAAACAAAGGCACCTTTCTAAGAATGAATCCATTTCCCTTGCACGTGGTGACTTTTCTCATGTTATAAAAAGAATCGAGAGTCAGCAGATTCAGTTGAGCAATCTCACCAGTGGGAAAGAAAAAGTGCGAGACAGTAACAACACGTAG
- the LOC116250063 gene encoding phosphatidylinositol 4-kinase gamma 5-like — translation MSPNLESPVQTQMAVAVLKSPLGGEYHGKQSERKPAGRRRVFVQTDTGSVLGIELERGDNAHTVKRKLQLALHVPTEESSLTFGDLILKNDLSAVRNDVALRLTKNVMHRSSSMPCLSPTGRDLQHRDRSGPIEILCCAEKCSKTKQLVKEAIVAIKNGIDPIPANGGLGGAYYFRNPKGERVAIVKPTDEEPFAPNNPKGFVGKALGQPGLKRSVRVGETGMREVAAYLLDYDNFANVPPTVLVKATHSVFCINEGVDSNRIQNRRQVSKIASFQQFIPHDFDAGDYGTSSFPVSAVHRIGILDIRILNTDRHAGNLLVKKLDNVGRFGQVELIPIDHGMCLPEDLEDPYFEWLHWPQASIPFSDDELKYIERLDPIKDAELLKAELPMFREACLRVLILCTIFLKEAAAFGLSLSEIGGMMSREFHGMEEEPSELELVCVEARRLVDEESLSDEVDEEEEEEDGSENDLEQFQFHIDCEEDFSQTKQSKVNYRNETRIGSFSVPSLNIGFKHFPPSSFVSPKGGSRRSPLSKLDESPEEDEMEAEVEESATVSGQKSAVHKLSTSFKCIGITGKHQRHGGVRGDCSSSGMNRRSAEEQVQAGASFVKLSDMSSQEWGAFLRKFKGLLNDAFANRKDMSMNQRHRLGTSCQF, via the coding sequence ATGTCTCCTAATTTAGAGAGTCCTGTTCAGACCCAAATGGCAGTTGCAGTCCTCAAGAGTCCTCTCGGCGGTGAATACCATGGCAAACAAAGTGAAAGGAAGCCGGCTGGGCGGAGGCGTGTGTTTGTTCAAACTGACACTGGATCTGTTTTAGGAATTGAACTGGAGAGAGGTGATAATGCCCACACTGTGAAGAGGAAATTGCAGTTAGCTCTGCATGTGCCAACAGAAGAGAGCTCGCTCACATTTGGAGatcttatattaaaaaatgatctCAGTGCTGTAAGAAATGATGTTGCACTGCGACTGACAAAGAATGTCATGCATAGGAGCTCTTCTATGCCCTGTCTGTCACCCACTGGTAGGGATCTCCAACACAGAGATCGAAGTGGTCCCATTGAGATACTGTGCTGTGCTGAAAAATGCTCCAAAACCAAACAGTTGGTTAAGGAGGCCATCGTGGCAATAAAAAATGGGATAGATCCAATTCCTGCCAATGGTGGCCTTGGTGGTGCTTACTATTTCAGAAACCCTAAAGGTGAACGTGTTGCTATTGTGAAACCAACTGATGAAGAACCCTTTGCTCCCAATAACCCGAAAGGTTTTGTTGGTAAAGCTCTTGGTCAGCCAGGTCTAAAGAGGTCTGTGAGAGTGGGTGAGACGGGGATGCGAGAAGTTGCGGCTTATCTTCTTGATTATGACAATTTTGCAAACGTTCCACCTACTGTGCTTGTGAAGGCTACTCATTCAGTTTTCTGCATCAATGAAGGTGTTGACAGCAACCGAATCCAGAACAGAAGGCAGGTTAGCAAGATTGCTTCTTTCCAGCAGTTTATACCCCATGATTTTGATGCAGGCGACTACGGGACATCTAGTTTCCCTGTTTCTGCTGTGCATAGGATTGGGATATTGGATATCAGAATCTTAAATACAGATAGACATGCAGGTAATCTATTGGTGAAAAAACTTGATAATGTTGGAAGGTTTGGACAGGTAGAACTCATCCCAATTGATCATGGGATGTGCCTTCCTGAGGACCTGGAAGATCCATATTTTGAATGGCTGCATTGGCCTCAGGCATCAATTCCATTTTCAGATGATGAGCTTAAGTACATAGAAAGGCTTGACCCAATAAAGGATGCAGAGCTGCTCAAAGCAGAATTGCCAATGTTTCGGGAGGCATGCTTACGTGTTCTCATTCTATGCACCATTTTCTTGAAGGAAGCAGCAGCTTTTGGGCTAAGCCTTTCAGAGATAGGTGGCATGATGAGCCGTGAGTTTCATGGGATGGAAGAAGAGCCTAGTGAACTTGAGTTAGTCTGCGTTGAAGCAAGAAGGCTTGTGGATGAGGAGTCATTATCTGATGaagttgatgaagaagaagaagaagaagatggttcAGAGAATGACTTAGAACAATTTCAGTTCCATATTGACTGTGAAGAGGACTTCAGTCAGACAAAACAGTCAAAAGTTAACTATCGGAACGAAACACGAATTGGTTCTTTCTCTGTTCCTAGCTTGAACATTGGATTCAAACATTTTCCGCCTTCAAGTTTTGTCTCTCCAAAAGGTGGAAGTCGCCGGAGCCCTCTGTCAAAGTTGGACGAGAGCCCAGAGGAGGACGAAATGGAGGCTGAAGTAGAAGAATCGGCAACAGTTTCCGGACAAAAATCTGCTGTCCATAAACTCTCAACATCCTTCAAATGCATTGGCATCACTGGTAAGCATCAGCGTCATGGAGGTGTTCGAGGAGACTGCTCCTCTTCTGGTATGAACAGAAGAAGTGCAGAGGAACAGGTCCAAGCTGGGGCAAGCTTTGTAAAACTTTCGGATATGAGTTCACAGGAGTGGGGGGCATTCCTACGCAAGTTCAAGGGGCTACTAAATGATGCTTTTGCAAATAGGAAGGATATGAGCATGAACCAGAGGCATAGGCTGGGTACTTCCTGCCAGTTTTGA